A stretch of DNA from Lotus japonicus ecotype B-129 chromosome 4, LjGifu_v1.2:
ACATAGCCTCTTGTTCGTGGTAGTGGGGATTTGTTTTACagagtccccacagacggcgccaatgttccggtatggaactatCGAGCAAGGGCTAACCAGTTTGAGAGCGATAGAGAATGAACGAAACTAGAAAAATGCCTGAAAAATTAgatccccaccgcttgggtggtgtctGATATTTATAGATTGAGTTTCGGTCCGCCCGGACCATGGGTTGCGTGACCCATATTTACATTAGGCTGATAAGCCCAACTAATCAATAAGCCCATATATTTACGTTTCAGATATAAATCAGGTGTAAACTAAACTTCTTCAATTAATGTTTCGAGTTTTGATTCATTTATACATGACTTTCTTGTCTATCTCACTTCcatctattttctattttctatttttttaaccacatcatctatcatatctccCATTCGCTATTTCTTTATTATTCATATCTCTCTTAATGtaagtgaaaatgaaatgtgAACCAAATTTTTCCAAAGGGATCATATACGGCACAAGAGTGAGGACAAATAGGCTGTcgtatttgaccaaaaaaaaaaaggtaggcTGTCGTAAATTTCCAATTCCTCAACGAGTAATCCTTACAACAAATCTGGGCCCTCCACACTCTTTCCAGAAAAATAAATGATGTATTTGCAACGGGACCCGTTATTCTACATGCAAATGGTAGTAGCGTTTCGAAGATCATGCAGATCCATTTATCTTATTATGGAATCCACTCGCCCTTAATTACCTTAGTTGCAGAACTTACCATTAGCTATATAGCTCCAcggattgatattgatatataTGTTAGTTTCCACATCTCCTCACAAGCATCCAAAACCTAATTTATTGGCTCGCTGACATAACTTGCTCTGCATACCAGTTAAGCCTCATGTTAATTTTCACATCTTGCTAATTCATTAGCTTGATTTTCCCCAACTCCTTTTAATAATCAAATTATATTAAAGAGAACTTGAATTTATACATTGATTTTCGCTCCACTTCATGAATTTGTATCTTATTGTCTTATATATATTCTTAGAAAATGATTCGTGGATTGCATAATTCACCTCGAAACACAgagtgagagaaaagaaaaaatagaaataagtaATAGATGTGATAAGCAGAGGAAGATTTAGAGAAAAATTAAGTAATTGCGAAATGCTTAACTATTTCAATGTATAAGTATGATTActattttctattatttattttatctgaTCTTTAATATAAGAACCAATCAACTATTTCACACTCTTTAAAAAAGTTGTTAATTTAGTtaattgcattaaatttgtACTCAAATAGTgttgaaatttcaaaattgtCCTTAACTACATAAAAGTGTAAGTCTTGGAGAGTGAAAAAAGGTAGAAATGAGAGACTTATAATTAATGTAGCACATTTATGTATTCAGAATTAAATAAGGACAATACATTGTGAAAAAATGATCAATATGGTGCAAATTTCAAtatggttcttataaaaatgatcaATGCACACCTCTCATTTGATTCTTATATTCAAGAATAGGGAGGAGTATCTGATGATCAATCATACTCCCATTTCCTCTTTTATATCTTTTCCAAAATAGATTGATAGATATATCTAGCTACTCCGAATCCAAATAAATGTATGGAATGAAGTGACCGCCAATCGACATACATGAATTGTGACAGTCGGCAAAGTatctaaagaaaaataaaaatgttttgTCGGGATTTTAAACCTCTATTAAATACTTGTTGTTACTCCTCGCATTTAGCGCCGATTAAATATCTGTTTAACGCGTATATAAGTCATAACAAGTTAACAAAACATCAATACAAGTTAGGATAAACTTAAACATCAATACAAGTTAGGATATCATCATGACCATCAATATCATTCTCCTCTACATCTACCTCTATAGTTATCCATTCATCATCATATTGGATTTTACCAAAAGGAGGAGGAAGCCGCGTCATAGGTGGAGGAAGTTGCGCTGGTGGTCGCACGAGAGAATGAGTGAAGGCTGCACACACAAAAATGAGAGAAGAAGTGGAAAGAACGACAGAGTTGAGTGGCAAGAACGACAAAGATGagtgaaaaccctaaaatttgtGGGTTAAATGATTGAAATAGTCTTAGACAAAACATTTTTTGACATTTTTAACAAAACAAGCTAATCTCGTAATCTCGTGGTAATCTCGCGATATTACACGAGATTAAGAGATAACTCGAGATATCAGCCGAGATTTGAAAAAACAGTTATTACCCCCCGCTAGTCTCGTTTTTGGTACGTGATATCGTAATCTCGtaagagattaagagatatctctagagattgacaacaatgctaacaattaacaactaacatttgccttaAAAAAAGCTCACAtactcattattattattagtaatTGTTGCCGTGGTAATTTTTTAACACATCCCACTAGGCCTTCCAAAACACCATATATGAGCATTATACATAGGCAAACTTAAAAATGTTGTTTGTGTTTTAAACAGCAACAATGCCCTCCCTATATTGACCAATAGTAAGGTGTTAGGATGCTATGTCATCTATTTGACCAGTAATTTATTTTCTAAGTTTGCGTCCCTAAACTtcttaaattttacattttatcCCCCAACTatgtatatattttaattatttttgaaattaaaaaaattaagttaaacCTAAAATAAGATTTTCTCTTgaatcagaatcaattctaaaattcaAAAGTCACTCATATAAGTCCCTCAGAATTGATTCCGccatcagaatcaattataagagTTACCCAACATGCACAATCAATACATGTACCATGGTATAACACGAATGTGCATATTGAAAAACATCCATCTGGCCATTATGCAGTTTTAGCGCTGGTGAAATGTCAGGAACAAAGCCAACAACGCTTACCCTCTTGCTTATTATTCATAAGGAACATTACCATGAGATCAGTACAAGGACTACAAAATTGATATCAACgaaaaccaaaattaaaaacCTTTTACAACTATACATTAGCATATCTGCACGAgcaagtatatatatatttatgcaGTAATTTCTATTTGTGTCTTTTCTCAATGAACACGACGGCACGGTGGAGAAGAAAATGAACATGGCAGAGAAAGATGAAACACAGAGGAGGAGAGGCAACAACGAATTAGGCTAACAAATTTTCCCCAAATCAACTTGAAatgtttaaaattaattttaataaaggTTAAATCAATTTGTTTTTGACAGAAGGTTAAATCAATTTGAAAACCACAAAACatacattttttgaaaaaatctgtatttttattatattgtaaaatttatattataaatagTTGGAGGAATAATTTAAGAATTTTATAAGTTAAAATGACATGGCTTAAACCTCCACTTGGCATTCTCTTATTCGATATGAGAGAAACAACATTATAACCCCTCTCACCAACTAACTAGCATGTAAAAGTTTGCCTTATATAAACCCCCTACTCACTCCAAATCCCAATCCCATCTTCACATACACCCCCTCCAAGCTCTATGCCAGTTTACTAGTGTTTGCGCGCGTGCATGTCTACTTGAGGAAAAATACAAACACTAGCTCCTACTAGAGTTCAAGATGTCTTCCAAAACCAGTCCCTCCGCCATCGCTCTTTTCCTCACCCTCAACATCCTCTTCTTCACACTCACCTCTGCATGCGGCACTCACAAATGCCGTGGCCCAAGCCCACCCCCAAAGCCAAAGCCAAGCCCATGCCCTTCCCCTCCAGGTGGCTCCAGCACTCCACCAGGAGGCTCTAGCCCTTCCGCTGGCTCTAGCTCTTCAAACGCGACGTGCCCCACTGACGCGCTCAAACTTGGTGTTTGCGCCAACGTTCTGAGCGGGTTGCTGAACGTGACATTGGGTCAAGTACCAGCGACACCATGCTGCTCCGTTATCCAAGGGCTAGCTGACCTTGAAGCTGCAGTTTGCCTCTGCACTGCCCTAAAAGCTAGCATTTTGGGTGTCAGTCTCAATATTCCTATCTCACTCAGCTTGCTCCTCAATGTTTGCTCAAAGGAAGTCCCCAGCGGTTACCAATGTGCCTGATCAAACCGTTACCTACTTTCCCGTCGCGTTTACTAGTTGTGGCTTCTTTTAGTTCCATTGATCAGTGTGTGACAATAAAGAAATTCCCGATGTTTTATTACATATGTAAACCGCAAGGGAATTAACCAAATTATGATGATGAACTTGTGCTATTTATTTTACTAAGAAATTATTGAAAATCCGGGTTGATTTTTATTTCTGCGATTTCCTTTTGTCTTTTATTACTTGGTTGTTCTAACGACTTTCATCCACTGTCCAAAACACTATTATATAATATGGAAAACGAAATAGAAAGGAAAGTAAACATAGGCAACATGTAAACACTGTAAAACTGCAAAGAGTACCCGTGAACGAACAAATATGGTATAAAGTCATGCAATCCAATCAATTTGGTTGTTTaatttttggcttaattccattttgggcccctgatcttttaaaaatgagcgatcggggccccccgtgtttaaacgtagcggtcaggcccCCTGATATCTCTAAAACGTGCGATCCAAGCTCTTCCGCCTGTTTCCGTTAGTTGACCAGACGGAGCTTCATTTCTCATTCTTCTACTCAATAACAACAATTAAACACAAATCAAAGCCCAGAACAAAAACACGATGATTCTGTGCAACAATTATAATCTAGTGAGGAACCCAGAAATCAAAGCCCACAGAtccccatcttcttcttcctctctatTCTTCTATGCAAGCTTCTCCAGATTTCTTccgcttttcttcttcttcttcttccgatCCAGAAAAATCATTCAACCCATAAATCGATCTGCCCCAAACCtagaaacccaaacccaaaaaatcaaccCATTAACCGTTGAACCCCAAAACCCCAAATCCAGAGAAAACTGAAACTCCAATTTAAAACTCCGAATCCGGAGAAGTACTGAAGAAGGGTCGAAAGGGTTGTTGATTTGGGGATTTTCCAAGAGAGAAGATGGATCGAGcaaggtggaggtggtggcTGAAATTAGGGTTGTTTCTCATcatgttggtgatgatgatgctcgCGGGACTGAAGGAGGTGGCAGCGTCATCGTGGCTGCTGGCGGTGGTGGCTAGCTTGGGTGATGCCAGAGTGGTTTGCacatggaaggagaagaagagaaagatcaGGACAGGAACGGTGGTGATGGTGTAGCCTCTGGAAGGAGAGTGACCAAGCGGTGGTGGTTGTCATCAGGAGGAGAAGAAGGTGTTGGTAGTGCTGCAACCTTAGGGAAAataatcagaagaagaagaaaatgggtctgggagaggaagagagagagagtcgaGAGGTTGAGGGAGAGCGTGAGTGAGTGAACGcgtgagggagagagagagatgagagtgaccgtttggtcaactaacggaGTTTAACAGAAGGGGCTGgatcgcacgtttttgaaacgttggggtgcctgaccgctacgtttaaacacggggggccccgatcgctcatttctgaaacatcaggggcccaaagtggaattaagccttaatTTTTTGTGTAAACCAGGTATCTCCTCTGATGATTTAGCTAATATATATAAAGAGTGTGGACGCCAATCAATATATAGTTAATTAGATAACAAGATTTCCGCCATTTTGTTAGATTTTGGGCAGCCTATAAATGTATAATAAACCTCGTTTTGATCGTCCTAACCGGCCAACACGTCACTCATTGGCTCGTCCAAGATAATACTGGACCTAATGATAATTTGAGCCAACCAACCAGAACAACCAGAACAGGAGCCATAACTTAGCATGTAAATGCAATGCAATGTCAAATTAGACACATTTGTAATGCCGAATATAATGGAGCATTAATTAACAATCAGTTGGAAATGTAGTGCGGGCAATCCAAGACaataaccatttcaaactcTTACGCAATCCGCGATACATATTCATTTTAGTTGGCTTATGGCCGAAACAAAGTTGCAGAGCGTCATGGATGGTGCACATTGACATGACCAAATGTTGCTGAGAAAGTGGTAGGTCTTGTGAATGGGGAGAGATGATCAAAGATGGGGTCTGGTACATAGGTTCTTATGATGGTTGAGTTGAGGTCGAGAGGGTGTGGCTAGGTTTCTGTTAGTTGTGGGTGTTAATACGTCTTGAAGTTCAGAaagtataataatttttaacgTGCTGAGAAACCGCTTGATGAAATGCTTCAGAGAAGTGATAGGAGGATAATTTCTACCAAGGAAGAACACTGAGAGCCCTAAGATCTAAAgctaagaaaaataaagaagaaagacaTTTGATCAATTTTCTGGTACTGGTCTGATATGGGACGAACCAATTTATTTAACAATTGGGCTGACCCGAATTATGTATCAAATGGGCCGGGAAACCCATGGTCCAaccggaccaaaacccaagttataaataacaggcaccacccaagcggtagggggacctatcatttcacACATTTTTACTTGTTTGCTTACTTTCGCTTGCTCTCTAAATTGGTTAACCCTAGTCTgtagttccataccggaacattggcgcccaccgtggggccgaaggaAATTTTCCTGGGTTCATTTTTTCACCACAATGGTGACTCGATCTGGAGCGAATGGAGAGAGGAACCATGTCCCACAGGATAATGTTCCTCCTGATGTTCTTCAATGGATTATGGATGATCTTAATGATCTCCGTCAGCACAACCAGCAGTTAcaaaatcaacttactgatctTAATCAGACTCAGGGGctacgagagggcgatcgacgaatggctgagacggtggtggattTTCAACCTTTCACGGAGgaaatagcaaacacaaccGTCCCAGACAACTTGAAGACACTAAAACTTGATTCTTCTTACGGCGATACTGACCCAAAGGACCATTTGGTGTAttttaacacgaaaatggttattGTGGGGGCATCGGAtgcgttgaagtgcaaaatgcttccatcaactttcaagaagtctgtaacaccctctaaaccccgcataataatatatcataaatcagagtaaaatgcataacacagagggtgtcacacttattctccagaaacataaatcaaaacatctgtcatgctcataataaatatataaattttccaactttaatgtcgcaacatcatatgcctagcacagcggatttatttcaactccaaaatttaacataaagagagttcataggtaactcttaacatcaaggtacaaaactaaacgtttcccggtgttacataacagagtgtgactcccctaactaaaccgtaaatgaaagactagctcctccaactaaccctcgcgagaagctccactatcttcggtacctgagcgatgtcgcatagaacatcattccaacagaagggtgagaactcatatcatatggataagcataataataaataatgtaaaagcttatctatgctccacataaattactcacattcactaacaaataataaattatgtaattttaacataattaatcaagttcacagttatggcaaatactccataaattatagctcaattagaacatatataatagtctctaattaccaccacatcaaatctctccaaaaatatcaccataacacatatgactcaagtgagacccgtgcaaatgcctttggtaccaaagttgttatccttagcggtatcaccgcgtccactccagacagataaccaccaataaagccctcgctctaggcttcaaaaccactccagttttgggacaagtcactagcctccacgagaactagcaaacattgcctcttgacaactatgcagtgtattgtgcaaaactcaactaacatatgcatattcagaccatctccaagtcctaattattttagcatattcatcaccagttgcacaaaacacatattacatgttatcaattatacaacttgcaatcacaacaacttagcatctcaaacataacatcaattcagaaacaacatcatataatgattattaaaaatagatgtaaattaaatataattcatatataacaggttctgcaactatttcctaaagactggatttctctctaaattttcccaaaaactcgcgacatgctcatgctcgccatctcgcgacatctcactgcacaactcgccatctcgcgacatctcacgacatctcacgacatctccctacgcaactcgccatgtcgctgaataactcgccatgtcgctgaataactcgccatgtcgcgacatctcacgacatctccctacgcaactcgccatgtcgcgacatcttccagcgcaactcgccatgtgcgcgcaccacacatctaatgaactattaaacagatgtaaattgtcaaatatactcagaaaaatctaatatttttatcatggttccgtatacacgttttgtaaacctctataaattttcaagtcacaattcgaagtacaaaaatcaggaaaaatcgtacactaaccgcagttcgtaagaaactggacaacttaacctatactcactaaaatacacataactcgagctacagacgtcggaatgacgtgaaaccagtggcaaaagtttcgtaacagaaaaacctacaacttttatgaaaactacttcttcaaattcggccattaacatagcacgaaaaagggtacaagagaacgtaaatttctgcgcatcatgcaagcctatcatctacccccaaaatcatctaaaaaccaaaccctaactatttcaatttgggagtttttgctgtaagatcaaggtttgatcagtggttgcatctctatgttttgatgattacaattaaggtttgtgatgatgaacaattgtggtaccctaacgtttgtctttttaagctgtgacaaacaggttctgaatctgacccaagcctattcgttcagaagaagaagaaccaagggttactaaaaagagagctcattatcctaccatgttcgttctgaacagtggcaaatacttcagaagttctgaagatggaagctctcaagaagatctgaagaactcaagtcagaagttctgaagaccagatgttccagtggaacggtccagaagcagaagactcaagttctgaagacttgcaagaagttggttctgaagttccaagctattctagctctgacgatcagaagttctgaggaacttgttcagaagcagaagttgcatggtcagaagactccaagcttcaatctgaccatgatcagaagcttcacctacattcatctgaagctccttgatctcaagtcaaccggTGAGAGGACaagtcgctatcacagtacatcatcgtacaagtctcagtctgtgtatggcccaagtttttcagtttataccaagtgaataaattcttattcactagtaggtttgatgcatggcgaagggaaacctgaacaagagtttagtaaatgaaataaatgtatgaaggagaaagttcaggaaaagtctgaggttcgtattgaagtcgataaaagttatagcacgatcgttttacgcttaaacctaggtcagaaaccctagtatatagctaattttcacttttaggcacgacggaagttaattccaaaaatcttcagagaaatgttagaacttctctttttccatatatcacaat
This window harbors:
- the LOC130713867 gene encoding lipid transfer protein EARLI 1-like, which codes for MSSKTSPSAIALFLTLNILFFTLTSACGTHKCRGPSPPPKPKPSPCPSPPGGSSTPPGGSSPSAGSSSSNATCPTDALKLGVCANVLSGLLNVTLGQVPATPCCSVIQGLADLEAAVCLCTALKASILGVSLNIPISLSLLLNVCSKEVPSGYQCA